A genomic segment from Alteribacillus bidgolensis encodes:
- the glpX gene encoding class II fructose-bisphosphatase, which produces MDRELALEIVRVTEAAGIASAQWLGRGQKIEADDAATTAMRTMFDSVSCKGKVVIGEGEKDEAPMLYIGEEVGSGNGPEVDIAVDPLEGTNIVANGRANAMAVIAVADRGTLLHAPDMYMEKLAVGPKAAGLVRLDDPIEKTIDIVAKMNNKRVRDLTVIIQDRERHMELVERIRAKGARVKLFGDGDVGASIATALPQTGIDLFVGKGGAPEGVISAAALKALGGDMQARLVPHTDEEAARCKEMGLEDPSQILALDDMVKGDDAIFAATGVSSGELLEGVRFLGGDLTETDSIVMRAKTKTVRYITAHHHLDHKPHLVIDEE; this is translated from the coding sequence GTGGATAGAGAACTAGCGTTAGAAATTGTACGAGTAACAGAGGCAGCTGGCATCGCCTCCGCTCAATGGCTGGGGCGGGGACAGAAAATAGAAGCGGATGATGCTGCTACAACAGCAATGCGGACCATGTTTGATTCCGTCAGCTGTAAAGGAAAAGTTGTTATAGGAGAAGGAGAAAAAGACGAAGCTCCTATGCTTTATATTGGTGAAGAAGTTGGAAGCGGCAACGGACCTGAAGTAGATATTGCGGTCGATCCACTTGAAGGTACAAATATCGTTGCAAATGGACGAGCAAACGCGATGGCTGTCATTGCCGTTGCTGATCGCGGAACATTGCTTCATGCTCCGGATATGTACATGGAAAAGCTGGCGGTCGGGCCAAAAGCTGCAGGGTTAGTACGGCTTGATGATCCAATTGAAAAAACAATTGATATTGTTGCTAAAATGAATAATAAACGCGTACGCGATCTTACTGTGATTATTCAGGATAGAGAGCGTCACATGGAGCTTGTAGAACGAATTCGTGCAAAAGGCGCCAGAGTAAAATTATTTGGTGACGGAGATGTTGGCGCATCTATCGCTACTGCTCTTCCACAGACAGGTATTGATTTATTTGTCGGTAAAGGCGGTGCTCCTGAAGGTGTCATTTCTGCAGCGGCATTGAAAGCACTTGGCGGAGATATGCAGGCACGTCTTGTACCGCACACAGACGAAGAAGCAGCCCGCTGTAAAGAGATGGGGCTTGAAGATCCTTCTCAAATATTGGCATTGGATGATATGGTAAAAGGGGACGATGCCATCTTTGCTGCTACAGGAGTATCTTCTGGCGAACTTTTAGAAGGCGTTCGTTTTCTTGGCGGTGATTTAACGGAGACAGATTCGATCGTGATGCGTGCAAAAACAAAAACGGTTCGTTATATCACAGCTCACCATCACCTTGATCATAAACCTCACCTTGTCATAGATGAAGAATAA
- a CDS encoding DUF3055 domain-containing protein, whose translation MEEERFYLYDDIEETKTRFVSFMGEEERFDLAITTTTRHYGKHLVLDMQSNRFAIIGTDDLKEPGNLEQAFHLTENNADELRDFLYEVI comes from the coding sequence GTGGAGGAAGAGCGTTTTTATCTTTATGATGATATAGAAGAAACGAAAACACGCTTTGTCAGCTTTATGGGAGAAGAAGAACGGTTTGACCTTGCAATAACAACTACAACCCGGCATTACGGAAAACACTTAGTGCTTGATATGCAATCAAACCGATTTGCTATTATTGGAACCGATGACTTAAAAGAACCAGGAAATTTAGAACAAGCATTTCATCTAACAGAAAACAACGCTGACGAATTACGCGACTTTTTATACGAAGTCATTTAA
- a CDS encoding cytosolic protein — protein sequence MEDKYKKHRQAHESSNSYTDFANVETSRRYLTSETLPEGPYGSPVNRELGKNTPWKEGQRHYSPFNYEYKAFHQNIPRQFPGAHPVHDDPKKQEEYLDTSK from the coding sequence ATGGAAGATAAATATAAAAAGCACCGGCAGGCTCACGAGTCATCCAACTCTTATACCGATTTTGCCAACGTTGAAACGAGCAGAAGGTATTTGACTTCAGAGACTCTCCCTGAAGGACCTTATGGATCTCCAGTCAACCGGGAGCTTGGAAAAAATACACCTTGGAAGGAAGGACAACGTCATTACAGTCCATTCAACTATGAATATAAGGCCTTCCACCAAAACATTCCTAGACAATTTCCCGGAGCACACCCGGTGCATGATGATCCAAAAAAACAAGAAGAATATCTTGATACTTCCAAATAA
- a CDS encoding YutD family protein: protein MIVVQGQHFELITDVRDGWDEETFKERYSDVLNKYDFVVGDWGHNQLRLRGFYEDSRKKVSFDTKIGTLEDYIYEYCNFGCAYFVLKKVRQSV from the coding sequence TTGATTGTAGTACAGGGACAGCATTTTGAACTGATCACAGATGTTCGAGATGGCTGGGATGAAGAAACATTTAAAGAACGCTATAGCGATGTCTTAAATAAATATGATTTCGTAGTAGGAGACTGGGGCCACAACCAGCTGAGACTGCGAGGATTTTATGAAGATTCAAGAAAAAAAGTATCCTTTGATACAAAAATTGGAACACTGGAAGATTATATTTATGAGTATTGCAATTTTGGATGTGCATATTTTGTGTTAAAAAAAGTAAGACAGTCTGTATAA
- a CDS encoding YhcN/YlaJ family sporulation lipoprotein — translation MKKSFMFITVTILVLQGCAGIPNGDNEDLGAEYGPEHPLDYVSDTDNTNPDANTKGNNFGYSRNQANEPNLDDKMTMHDVIDRQRIANGISNLLVQSPEVAEAGVLITNEYALVAFRPNNEEDEDAVKHVKMMTESMVPYYYITVVTDNPNMIEDIEAFKGMDARSGDGHTALEKTVEDMREMTKQPKTSKRRADNNHM, via the coding sequence ATGAAAAAATCATTTATGTTTATAACAGTGACAATTCTTGTGCTGCAAGGTTGTGCAGGAATACCAAACGGTGATAATGAAGATCTCGGCGCAGAGTACGGACCTGAGCATCCACTTGATTATGTTTCTGATACAGATAACACAAATCCGGATGCGAATACTAAAGGTAACAATTTCGGCTACAGTAGAAATCAAGCAAATGAACCAAATCTAGATGATAAAATGACGATGCACGACGTTATTGACCGTCAGCGCATTGCAAATGGGATTAGTAACCTGCTCGTCCAGTCACCTGAAGTAGCAGAAGCTGGTGTATTAATTACAAATGAATATGCTCTGGTTGCTTTCCGACCTAATAATGAAGAAGATGAAGACGCCGTAAAGCACGTAAAAATGATGACTGAATCGATGGTGCCTTATTATTATATAACGGTTGTTACCGATAATCCTAACATGATTGAAGATATTGAAGCGTTTAAAGGGATGGATGCTCGATCAGGAGATGGACATACAGCCTTAGAGAAAACAGTTGAGGATATGAGAGAAATGACAAAGCAGCCGAAAACGTCAAAACGAAGGGCAGATAATAATCATATGTAA
- the lipA gene encoding lipoyl synthase gives MAKTEEYLRKPEWLKIKLNTNESYKGLKKMMREKNLHTVCEEAKCPNIHECWAERKTATFMILGDVCTRACRFCAVKTGLPNELDWQEPERVAESVEQMGLKHVVITAVARDDLKDGGSAVFAETVRAVRRRNPYCTIEVLPSDMMGIAANLETLMEARPNILNHNIETVKRLTPRVRARATYERTLTFLQRSKEMHPDIPTKSSLMIGLGETKEEIIETMDDLRTHDVDIMTIGQYLQPTKKHLKVQKYYTPDEFAELKDIAMKKGFSHCESGPLVRSSYHADEQVNEAQVHEEAKKYKQA, from the coding sequence TTGGCCAAAACAGAAGAATACCTTCGAAAACCAGAATGGTTAAAAATTAAGCTGAACACCAATGAATCGTATAAAGGTTTAAAAAAAATGATGCGGGAGAAAAATCTTCACACCGTATGTGAAGAAGCAAAGTGTCCAAATATTCATGAGTGCTGGGCGGAACGAAAAACGGCTACTTTTATGATTTTGGGTGATGTTTGTACACGTGCATGCCGGTTTTGTGCGGTGAAGACAGGTCTTCCTAATGAATTAGATTGGCAGGAACCAGAGCGTGTAGCAGAATCTGTAGAGCAGATGGGTCTAAAACACGTGGTTATTACGGCTGTTGCACGAGACGATTTAAAAGACGGCGGATCTGCGGTTTTTGCCGAAACTGTCAGAGCTGTAAGGCGCCGCAACCCTTATTGTACAATCGAAGTGCTTCCGTCCGATATGATGGGAATAGCTGCTAACCTTGAGACGTTAATGGAGGCTCGGCCAAATATTTTAAATCATAACATTGAAACAGTAAAAAGGCTTACACCTCGTGTTAGAGCAAGAGCTACATACGAAAGAACTCTCACCTTTTTGCAGCGTTCCAAAGAAATGCATCCGGACATCCCTACTAAGTCAAGCCTTATGATCGGCTTAGGAGAAACAAAAGAAGAAATTATTGAAACAATGGATGATTTAAGAACTCATGACGTAGACATTATGACTATTGGCCAATACCTTCAACCGACAAAAAAACATCTTAAAGTCCAGAAGTATTATACGCCGGATGAATTTGCCGAGTTAAAAGATATTGCGATGAAAAAAGGGTTTAGTCATTGTGAATCAGGACCGCTTGTTCGTTCTTCTTATCACGCAGATGAACAAGTAAATGAGGCACAAGTACATGAAGAAGCTAAAAAATATAAACAAGCTTAA
- a CDS encoding M23 family metallopeptidase: MKKSLLLFYSLIICFSFFPFPDEGIAAEKSAEDIYKDRLALYKEMEAVTQVPWYWLAGVDTYEKGLRRARNDRDKADGVINIYFSPKEWAGPLNPNLEAETPSEIALFDGIGLDGNGNGKASLHEDADVLFTFANYLSDYGYDDDNIQIGLWEYYHRDQAVNIITGHARIYKKYNRLDLDDEHAFPVPLNYNYSYRSTWGDTRGWGGRRIHEGTDIFAGHRTPVRATSYGIVELKGWNKFGGWRLGIRDLSNTYHYYAHLSGFEDGINKGDIVAPGDVIGYVGSSGYGKPGTQGKFPPHLHYGMYRDNGYSEWSFDPYPSLKSWEKRDRR; encoded by the coding sequence ATGAAAAAATCGTTATTGCTTTTTTACAGTTTGATCATTTGTTTTTCGTTTTTTCCTTTTCCAGACGAAGGAATTGCAGCGGAAAAATCAGCAGAAGATATCTATAAAGATCGACTTGCATTATATAAAGAAATGGAAGCTGTTACCCAGGTACCCTGGTATTGGCTGGCTGGTGTAGATACTTATGAAAAAGGATTGCGCCGAGCTAGAAATGACCGAGATAAAGCAGATGGGGTCATCAATATTTATTTTTCTCCTAAAGAATGGGCCGGACCGTTAAACCCTAATTTAGAGGCGGAGACCCCTTCTGAAATTGCACTTTTTGATGGTATTGGTTTAGATGGGAATGGCAACGGCAAAGCATCACTTCATGAAGATGCAGATGTATTGTTTACGTTTGCCAATTATCTTTCAGACTATGGGTATGATGATGACAATATTCAAATTGGTCTCTGGGAATATTACCATCGTGATCAGGCTGTCAATATTATTACTGGTCATGCAAGAATATATAAAAAATATAACAGACTCGATTTAGATGATGAACATGCTTTTCCTGTTCCGTTAAACTATAATTACAGCTACCGAAGTACTTGGGGAGATACACGCGGTTGGGGAGGACGCCGTATTCATGAAGGGACAGATATTTTTGCCGGCCACCGTACACCTGTCCGCGCAACCTCTTATGGCATTGTTGAATTGAAAGGCTGGAATAAATTCGGCGGCTGGAGGCTTGGCATCCGTGATTTGTCAAACACGTATCATTATTACGCTCATTTAAGCGGGTTTGAAGATGGAATAAACAAAGGAGATATTGTAGCACCAGGAGATGTCATCGGATATGTAGGAAGTTCAGGTTATGGAAAACCAGGTACACAAGGGAAATTTCCTCCACATTTACATTACGGTATGTATAGAGATAATGGGTACAGCGAATGGTCCTTTGACCCTTATCCTTCTTTAAAATCATGGGAAAAACGAGATCGAAGATAA
- a CDS encoding methionine/alanine import family NSS transporter small subunit: MTGSAIFMMLLGMIIIWGGMAASIMHARKVSKNNNN, from the coding sequence ATGACAGGAAGTGCTATTTTTATGATGCTCTTAGGAATGATCATTATTTGGGGGGGGATGGCAGCAAGTATCATGCATGCCAGAAAAGTTTCGAAAAACAATAATAATTAA
- a CDS encoding sodium-dependent transporter: MSMREQWGTRAGFIMAAVGSAIGLGNIWRFPATAYENGGGAFFIPYLFALLTAGIPLLILEFTIGHKYRGSAPLSFSRMNKKAEWIGWWAVFVSFVISTYYSVIIAWAISYSIFSFNQTWGTDTEAFLFGEYLQLPDVPGQIGAIVPSVFIPLIIVWAITLGVLFKGVKKGIELANRIFIPTLVVIFLIIVIRAITLPGAAEGLTSFFEPNFEAITSGGVWVAAYGQIFFSLSIAFAIMITYSSYLPKKSDITNNAFITGFSNSSFELLAGIGVFAALGFMASQAGVGVEEVVAGGVGLAFVVFPQIINEFPALSGLFGFLFFASLVLAGLSSLISISETYVKGISEKFGISRTAAVSIGGGLAALISLIYATDGGLYFLDAADYFINQFGVALIGLVEVVAIAWFMRKLGDFQNHANSISDIRIGGWWKVCLGVITPLVLGYMMFDLFKQNLLRQFDSETGNYEGYSDAFINYSGWAVAVFALIAGIIFMLIRWKNKEERDDTEEAS; encoded by the coding sequence ATGAGTATGAGAGAACAATGGGGCACGCGCGCTGGTTTTATCATGGCGGCCGTTGGTTCCGCAATTGGCCTAGGGAACATTTGGCGTTTTCCTGCCACAGCTTATGAAAACGGAGGCGGCGCGTTTTTTATTCCATATTTATTCGCCCTGCTCACAGCCGGGATACCGCTTTTGATATTAGAATTTACCATAGGTCATAAATATCGAGGATCGGCACCGTTGAGCTTTTCAAGAATGAATAAAAAGGCAGAGTGGATCGGATGGTGGGCTGTATTCGTTTCCTTTGTTATTTCTACCTACTATTCTGTCATTATTGCCTGGGCAATATCGTACAGCATTTTTTCTTTTAATCAGACATGGGGAACGGATACCGAAGCTTTTCTTTTCGGTGAGTATTTACAGCTCCCAGACGTTCCCGGACAAATAGGAGCGATCGTACCTTCTGTATTTATTCCATTAATTATTGTGTGGGCTATTACGTTAGGCGTACTATTTAAAGGGGTTAAAAAAGGTATTGAGTTGGCAAACCGTATTTTTATCCCGACACTTGTTGTTATTTTCTTGATTATTGTTATTCGTGCGATTACGCTGCCAGGAGCAGCAGAAGGTCTCACATCGTTTTTCGAGCCAAATTTTGAGGCGATTACTTCTGGCGGTGTATGGGTTGCTGCTTACGGCCAGATTTTCTTCAGTTTGTCTATCGCTTTTGCGATTATGATTACGTATTCTAGTTATTTACCAAAGAAATCTGATATTACAAATAATGCTTTTATTACAGGGTTTAGTAACTCCAGCTTTGAATTGCTTGCAGGTATTGGAGTGTTCGCCGCGCTTGGGTTTATGGCTTCACAGGCTGGCGTTGGAGTAGAGGAAGTTGTTGCAGGCGGGGTTGGACTTGCCTTCGTGGTTTTCCCGCAGATTATCAATGAATTTCCAGCGTTAAGCGGATTATTTGGATTTTTATTCTTTGCTTCGCTAGTACTAGCCGGGTTGTCTTCCCTTATTTCTATTTCAGAAACGTATGTAAAAGGGATATCAGAAAAATTTGGGATTTCTAGAACTGCTGCTGTTAGTATCGGCGGGGGATTAGCTGCGCTTATTTCATTGATTTACGCAACAGACGGCGGCTTATATTTCCTAGATGCAGCAGACTACTTTATTAATCAGTTCGGGGTTGCTCTTATCGGTCTGGTAGAAGTTGTTGCTATCGCATGGTTTATGCGTAAGCTTGGAGATTTCCAAAATCATGCAAACAGTATTTCAGACATAAGGATAGGCGGCTGGTGGAAAGTATGTCTTGGAGTTATTACACCACTCGTTCTTGGTTATATGATGTTTGATTTATTCAAACAAAATTTATTGCGTCAGTTTGACTCGGAAACAGGAAACTATGAAGGGTATTCAGATGCCTTTATCAACTACAGCGGCTGGGCCGTTGCCGTGTTTGCTCTCATTGCGGGAATTATTTTCATGCTTATTCGCTGGAAAAATAAAGAGGAACGAGACGATACAGAGGAGGCGAGCTGA
- the yunB gene encoding sporulation protein YunB, whose product MKKHRRFFKIKSRPKGPLPFRYVFIISLLLFTLFTVQGLWLVEKGIRPTLMAIAHTETQKIATQAINDAISNKIVESIDIEDMIEIETDSNGQVTSVNFNSEMYNRVLSEATLRTQKYLKMVEEGTIEDLGLPEEIEQELETENFTDQGIIHVIPLGQATNNALLAQLGPRVPVQFSAIGDVKSSMSESIFESGINNTYMRISVDIEVDVRVVIPFATDTAVVSTSIPVGMVFISGEVPQFYNAGDGDMPSPAIIQEQELKDTMEEGNEETEVEEELQESEEIPITE is encoded by the coding sequence ATGAAAAAACACCGAAGATTCTTCAAAATCAAAAGCCGTCCAAAAGGGCCGCTCCCCTTTCGCTATGTGTTTATCATTTCGCTTCTGTTATTTACGTTATTTACCGTTCAAGGACTTTGGCTGGTTGAAAAAGGAATACGGCCTACGTTAATGGCTATCGCCCACACCGAAACACAAAAAATTGCAACGCAGGCTATAAATGATGCAATCTCTAATAAAATTGTTGAATCCATTGATATTGAAGATATGATTGAAATTGAAACAGACAGCAATGGCCAAGTAACATCCGTAAATTTTAATTCAGAAATGTATAATCGCGTGTTATCTGAAGCCACATTACGAACCCAAAAGTATCTAAAGATGGTCGAAGAAGGAACGATTGAAGATTTAGGGCTGCCTGAGGAAATCGAACAGGAGCTGGAAACGGAAAACTTTACAGATCAAGGGATTATACATGTGATCCCTCTTGGGCAGGCAACAAATAATGCATTGCTGGCACAGCTTGGACCTAGAGTTCCTGTCCAATTTTCCGCAATTGGCGATGTGAAATCATCCATGAGTGAGTCGATTTTTGAATCCGGGATTAATAATACTTATATGCGTATTTCTGTTGACATTGAAGTGGATGTAAGAGTAGTTATTCCATTTGCAACGGATACCGCTGTGGTTTCCACTTCCATCCCGGTTGGTATGGTATTTATATCTGGAGAAGTACCGCAATTCTACAATGCAGGAGATGGAGATATGCCGTCGCCAGCAATTATTCAAGAACAGGAATTAAAAGATACTATGGAAGAAGGTAATGAAGAGACAGAAGTAGAAGAAGAACTACAAGAATCAGAAGAAATACCTATTACAGAATGA
- a CDS encoding dihydrofolate reductase, with protein MISFIAAMDENRVIGHENKMPWHLPADLKHFKEVTNGHPIIMGRKTYEAIGRPLPRRQNIIVTNKKDFTAEGCEVVHSLDEAKRIAATKQEIFVIGGETLFEQFLPAADRMYLTIIHDTFPGDTYFPEWRREDWVTTEKKQGKTNEKNLYPHTFITLERKH; from the coding sequence ATGATTTCTTTTATTGCAGCTATGGATGAAAATCGGGTCATCGGCCATGAAAATAAAATGCCCTGGCATCTGCCTGCTGATTTAAAGCATTTTAAAGAGGTAACGAACGGTCACCCCATTATTATGGGAAGAAAAACATATGAAGCCATAGGGAGGCCGCTTCCAAGGCGTCAAAATATTATCGTAACGAACAAGAAAGATTTCACTGCAGAAGGTTGTGAAGTCGTTCATTCGTTAGATGAAGCAAAACGGATTGCAGCTACCAAACAAGAAATTTTTGTTATTGGCGGGGAAACGTTGTTTGAACAATTTCTGCCTGCTGCTGATCGAATGTATTTAACCATCATTCATGATACGTTTCCAGGTGATACGTATTTTCCTGAATGGCGGAGAGAAGATTGGGTAACGACAGAAAAGAAACAAGGTAAAACAAATGAAAAAAATCTTTATCCTCATACGTTTATTACACTAGAAAGAAAACATTAA
- a CDS encoding thymidylate synthase: MEQYLNLCRHILNNGTEKSDRTGTGTISTFGWQMRFNLEEGFPVLTTKKLHLRSIIHELLWFLKGDTNVQYLQENKVRIWNEWADKDGDLGPIYGKQWRSWEGASGKTVDQISDVINEIKTNPDSRRLIVSAWNAAEIEDMSLAPCHCLFQFYVNDGKLSCQLYQRSADVFLGVPFNIASYALLTKMVAQVCGLKAHEFVHTFGDAHIYLNHIEQVQKQLTRTPRKLPEMKLNPEVQSIFDFTIDDFELQDYDPHPHIKGEVSV, translated from the coding sequence ATGGAACAATACTTAAATTTATGTAGACATATATTGAATAACGGTACAGAGAAAAGTGATCGGACAGGCACAGGAACAATCAGCACGTTTGGCTGGCAAATGCGCTTTAATTTAGAAGAAGGGTTTCCGGTCCTTACAACAAAAAAATTACATTTACGTTCCATTATTCACGAACTGCTGTGGTTCTTGAAAGGCGACACAAACGTACAATACCTCCAGGAAAACAAGGTAAGAATTTGGAATGAATGGGCTGATAAAGACGGCGATTTAGGACCAATTTACGGGAAGCAGTGGCGCTCTTGGGAAGGAGCATCAGGCAAAACAGTGGATCAAATTAGTGATGTTATTAATGAAATAAAGACAAACCCGGATTCCCGTCGTCTCATTGTCAGTGCATGGAATGCAGCTGAGATAGAAGATATGTCGCTTGCTCCTTGTCATTGTCTTTTTCAGTTTTATGTTAATGATGGAAAACTTTCTTGTCAGCTGTACCAGCGCAGTGCCGATGTATTCCTTGGTGTGCCGTTTAATATTGCATCGTATGCGCTTTTAACGAAAATGGTCGCGCAAGTGTGCGGGCTAAAAGCACATGAATTTGTCCATACATTTGGGGATGCTCATATTTATTTGAACCATATCGAACAAGTACAAAAACAATTAACAAGAACACCTAGAAAGCTTCCAGAAATGAAACTCAATCCGGAGGTTCAATCTATATTTGATTTCACGATTGACGATTTTGAGCTTCAAGATTATGATCCTCATCCTCATATTAAAGGAGAAGTGTCGGTATGA